One Rosa chinensis cultivar Old Blush chromosome 5, RchiOBHm-V2, whole genome shotgun sequence genomic region harbors:
- the LOC112202533 gene encoding ABC transporter C family member 3 has protein sequence MELFDPSIHAVSAFFSFMYSGTDFLLKPIFIRGFSGSLHLLLLFVLLVSWVWKKFKGGDGGGDPKEGFRKTEPLHFKPTLICCLGVSAVSVGFCLFNYFSWSRYGWSEEKLVTLFDLAIRTLSWGAVFVYLHTQFSNSGESKFPYLLRVWWGFYFSLSCYCFFVDIFLYQKHVSLPVQSLVSDAAFLISALFFIYVGFIGTKEGRDTLLEEPLLSGTTNSSIGNTAESNKSEGVETVKTPYSNAGFFSILTFSWMSPLIAVGNKKTLDLEDVPGLDKGDSVVGSLPIFRNKLESECGTLSRVTTLHLVKALIFSAWREILWTALFALLSTVATYVGPYLIDTFVQYLNGRREFRNQGYALVSAFLGAKVVECLCDRHWIFRGQQIGVRMRALLVAMIYNKGLSLSCQSKQRHTSGEIINFMTVDAERVGDFAWYMHEPWIIILEVALALFILYKNLGLGAIATLVATVMVMLANVPLQKLQEKFQRKLMESKDGRMKATSEILRNMRILKLQAWEMKFLSKIIDLRKIETEWLRKFVCTSAMTSFVFWAAPTFVSVVTFVACVLFFEIPLESGKILSVLATFRILQEPINLLPDTISMIAQTKVSLERISSFLSLDELKPDAIENLPIGSSHTAIEIVDANFSWDISSPNPTLKDINLKISHGMRVAVCGTVGSGKSTLLSCILGEVPKISGLLKLCGTKAYVSQSPWIQSGKIEENILFGKVMDRERYEGVLEACSLKKDLEILPFGDQTIIGERGINLSGGQKQRIQIARALYQDADIYLFDDPFSAVDAHTGSHLFKECLMALLSSKTVIYVTHQVEFLPAADIILVMNDGRITQAGKFNDIINSGTDFKDLVGAHNEALSALDSVGVGPGEKTSISEEDNNLTSTNGAVKEVDNNDVEDCKIDDLGVPKGQLVQEEEREKGKVGFSVYWKYITTAYRGAFVPFILLAHTLFQLLQIGSNYWMAWAAPVSADVKPPVTSSMLIIVYVALAVGSSFCVLLRALLLVTAGYKTATILFHKMHLCIFRAPMSFFDATPSGRILNRASTDQNALDMNISNQVASFAYSMIWLLGYIAVMSQVAWQVSIIFIPVITACVWYQKYYLPSARELSRLVGVCKAPVIQHFAETISGSTTIRSFDQGSRFRDINMELIDGYSRPTFYTVCAMQWLSFRLDILSSITFALFLVFLISVPEGMIDPGIAGLAVTYGITLNGLQTALIWNLCNMENKIISVERILQYTTSIPSEPPLVIESNRPDHSWPSRGKVDMHDLQVRYAPHLPLVLRGLTCTFPGGIKTGIVGRTGSGKSTLIQTLFRIVDPDVGRILIDGVDISSIGLHDLRSNLSIIPQDPTMFEGTVRSNLDPLEEYKDEQIWEALDKCQLGDEVRKKEGKLDSAVSENGENWSMGQRQLVCLGRVLLKKSKVLVLDEATASVDTATDNLIQQTLRHHFSDCTVITIAHRISSVLDSDMVLLLSNGLLEECDSPARLLENKLSAFAQLVEEYTMRSNSTL, from the exons ATGGAGCTGTTTGATCCATCAATACACGCCGTCTCTGCCTTTTTCTCATTCATGTATTCAGGTACCGATTTCCTTCTTAAACCCATTTTCATTCGTGGGTTTTCTGGCTCATTACATCTGCTTCTGTTATTTGTGTTGCTTGTCTCCTGGGTGTGGAAGAAATTCAAGGGGGGTGATGGAGGAGGTGACCCAAAAGAGggttttaggaaaactgaacCTTTGCACTTTAAGCCCACTTTAATCTGTTGTCTTGGTGTTTCTGCAGTTAGTGTTGGCTTTTGTTTATTCAACTACTTTTCCTGGTCTAGATATGGTTGGTCTGAAGAAAAGCTAGTGACCCTTTTTGATTTAGCAATTAGAACACTTAGTTGGGGTGCAGTTTTTGTTTACTTGCATACCCAATTCTCTAATTCTGGTGAATCAAAGTTCCCATACTTACTCAGAGTCTGGTGGGGTTTCTACTTCTCTCTTTCATGCTATTGCTTTTTCGTAGACATTTTTCTTTACCAAAAACACGTTTCGTTACCCGTTCAATCCTTAGTTTCTGATGCTGCCTTCCTTATCTCTGCTTTGTTCTTTATATATGTGGGGTTTATTGGGACGAAAGAGGGTAGAGATACCCTTCTTGAGGAACCCCTTTTGAGTGGCACAACAAATTCTAGTATAGGTAACACTGCAGAATCAAATAAGTCCGAAGGGGTTGAAACTGTGAAAACCCCTTATTCAAATGCTGGATTTTTCAGCATCCTCACTTTTTCTTGGATGAGTCCTTTAATCGCTGTTGGCAATAAGAAAACATTAGACCTTGAAGATGTTCCTGGACTAGACAAGGGTGATAGTGTAGTTGGGTCCCTTccaatttttagaaataagctGGAGTCAGAGTGTGGTACTCTTAGCAGAGTTACCACACTTCATCTGGTAAAGGCATTAATCTTCTCGGCCTGGAGAGAGATTCTTTGGACAGCTTTGTTTGCACTGCTGTCCACAGTGGCTACTTATGTCGGCCCATATCTAATCGACACCTTTGTGCAATACCTCAATGGGCGACGTGAGTTCAGAAATCAGGGCTATGCtttagtttctgcatttttgggGGCCAAGGTTGTGGAGTGCCTCTGTGACAGGCACTGGATCTTCAGGGGGCAGCAGATAGGAGTTAGAATGAGAGCTTTATTGGTTGCCATGATCTATAATAAGGGTTTGAGCCTGTCTTGCCAGTCCAAGCAGCGCCACACTAGTGGTGAGATTATCAATTTTATGACTGTTGATGCTGAGAGGGTTGGCGACTTCGCTTGGTACATGCATGAACCATGGATCATCATTCTAGAAGTTGCTTTGGCCCTCTTTATTTTGTATAAAAATCTTGGTCTCGGTGCAATCGCAACTTTAGTTGCAACTGTAATGGTTATGTTGGCAAATGTTCCTCTCCAAAAATTGCAAGAGAAGTTTCAAAGGAAACTAATGGAGTCAAAGGACGGAAGGATGAAGGCAACATCTGAGATTTTAAGGAACATGCGGATTCTCAAGCTTCAAGCATGGGAGATGaagtttttgtcaaaaattATTGACCTCAGGAAGATTGAGACAGAATGGTTACGAAAGTTTGTTTGCACTTCGGCCATGACCTCATTTGTCTTCTGGGCTGCCCCTACATTTGTGTCTGTGGTCACCTTTGTTGCTTGCGTGCTTTTTTTCGAGATCCCTCTGGAATCGGGGAAGATCTTATCTGTGCTTGCAACTTTCAGAATTCTTCAAGAGCCCATCAACCTTCTTCCAGACACAATTTCAATGATAGCACAGACAAAGGTATCCCTTGAAAGAATTTCATCATTCCTTTCTCTTGATGAGTTGAAGCCTGATGCTATAGAGAACCTCCCTATAGGTAGTTCTCATACTGCAATTGAGATAGTAGATGCAAATTTCTCTTGGGATATATCTTCACCTAACCCAACATTGAAGGATATAAATCTCAAAATTAGCCATGGTATGAGGGTTGCTGTTTGTGGTACTGTTGGCTCAGGCAAGTCAACCTTACTTTCTTGTATTCTGGGAGAAGTGCCCAAGATATCTGGTCTTCTTAAGTTGTGTGGGACAAAGGCCTATGTTTCTCAGTCACCATGGATACAGAGTGGCAAGATAGAAGAAAACATATTGTTTGGTAAAGTGATGGACAGAGAAAGGTATGAGGGGGTTCTCGAAGCATGTTCGTTGAAGAAGGACCTGGAAATTCTACCATTTGGTGACCAGACCATTATAGGGGAGAGGGGAATCAATTTAAGTGGAGGGCAGAAGCAAAGAATACAAATTGCGCGAGCTCTGTACCAAGATGCTGATATCTATCTGTTTGATGATCCTTTTAGTGCTGTTGATGCTCATACAGGATCCCACCTTTTCAAG GAATGTTTGATGGCCCTCTTGAGTTCCAAAACAGTAATCTATGTCACTCATCAAGTGGAGTTCTTACCTGCTGCTGATATTATCTTG GTCATGAACGATGGAAGGATCACCCAAGCTGGAAAGTTCAATGACATTATCAATTCAGGAACTGATTTTAAAGATCTTGTGGGAGCACACAATGAAGCTTTGTCTGCGCTTGATTCTGTTGGGGTAGGGCCAGGTGAAAAAACAAGCATCAGCGAGGAAGATAACAATTTGACTAGTACTAATGGGGCTGTCAAAGAAGTAGACAACAACGATGTTGAGGATTGTAAAATAGATGATTTAGGTGTGCCAAAAGGGCAGCTTGttcaagaagaagagagagagaaaggtaaGGTTGGGTTCTCAGTGTACTGGAAATACATTACCACAGCGTACAGAGGTGCTTTTGTGCCTTTTATATTGCTTGCACATACTCTTTTTCAACTCCTTCAAATTGGAAGCAATTACTGGATGGCTTGGGCGGCTCCTGTGTCAGCAGACGTGAAACCTCCTGTTACAAGCTCTATGCTTATAATTGTCTATGTGGCTTTGGCTGTTGGAAGTTCTTTCTGTGTCCTTCTCAGAGCTCTGCTTCTTGTAACAGCAGGGTACAAGACAGCCACTATACTCTTCCATAAAATGCACTTGTGTATTTTCCGTGCTCCCATGTCATTCTTTGATGCCACTCCAAGTGGAAGAATCTTAAACAGA GCTTCTACGGACCAAAATGCATTGGATATGAACATATCAAATCAAGTTGCCTCCTTTGCCTACTCAATGATATGGCTTTTAGGATATATTGCAGTGATGTCTCAGGTGGCATGGCAGGTTTCCATCATATTTATACCTGTGATTACAGCCTGTGTTTGGTATCAG AAATATTATCTACCTTCAGCACGAGAACTATCAAGATTGGTTGGAGTATGCAAAGCTCCTGTGATACAACATTTTGCTGAAACAATTTCTGGATCAACTACTATTAGGAGCTTTGACCAAGGATCTAGATTCCGAGATATCAACATGGAACTGATAGATGGATATAGTCGGCCAACGTTCTACACCGTTTGTGCAATGCAATGGCTAAGCTTTCGTTTGGATATTTTGTCATCCATTACATTTgcattgtttttagttttcttgatCTCTGTTCCAGAAGGAATGATAGATCCAG GCATTGCGGGTTTAGCCGTCACATATGGAATTACCCTAAACGGTTTACAAACTGCACTTATATGGAATCTTTGCAATATGGAGAACAAGATAATATCAGTGGAGAGAATACTACAATATACTACTAGTATACCAAGTGAGCCTCCTCTGGTAATAGAATCTAATAGACCAGATCATTCCTGGCCATCACGAGGAAAAGTTGATATGCATGATCTTCAG GTGCGGTATGCTCCACACTTGCCACTTGTGTTGCGGGGTCTCACATGTACCTTTCCTGGAGGAATTAAAACTGGTATTGTGGGGAGAACTGGCAGTGGAAAGTCAACTCTTATACAAACTCTTTTCCGAATTGTTGATCCTGATGTTGGCCGGATTTTGATAGATGGCGTCGATATCTCTTCTATTGGATTGCATGATCTGCGGTCTAATCTAAGCATTATCCCTCAGGACCCAACCATGTTTGAGGGAACTGTAAGAAGCAATCTAGACCCACTTGAAGAGTACAAAGATGAACAAATTTGGGAG GCCTTGGATAAGTGCCAACTTGGAGATGAAGTTAGGAAGAAAGAAGGGAAGCTGGATTCTGCAG TTAGTGAAAATGGAGAGAACTGGAGTATGGGTCAGAGGCAGCTCGTTTGCCTGGGCCGTGTGCTCCTCAAGAAAAGTAAGGTCCTGGTGCTTGATGAAGCTACTGCATCTGTTGATACTGCTACAGATAATCTGATTCAGCAGACCCTTCGGCATCACTTCTCAGACTGTACCGTCATTACTATTGCGCACCGAATATCTTCTGTtcttgacagtgacatggttcTTCTTCTAAGTAATG GGCTCCTTGAGGAATGTGATTCTCCTGCAAGATTGCTAGAAAACAAGTTATCAGCTTTTGCCCAACTTGTAGAGGAGTACACAATGAGATCGAATTCCACTCTTTAG
- the LOC112201646 gene encoding histone-lysine N-methyltransferase SUVR3, giving the protein MQSPPTTPSKRNTSPSLFFRCLDLVLPWLTPQELAMASLTCTTLCNLSKSITLRRASDASRSLEPHPIPFRNSLDQHPYAYFIYTPSSLTPSSSSSSLLRQPWGSSHYESDSDTRTETSSLRFVDESGNCASSGCECAETCEDGKEGCPCVVGFAGFDGVVFECGPSCGCRLSCGNRLTQTGIQVKLKIVRDRRKGWGLYADQFIPKGRFVCEYAGELLTTKESRLRQEMYDELSSGGHFSPALLVVREHLPSKKACLRLNIDATRIGNVSRFINHSCDGGNLSTALVRSSGALLPRLCFFASDDIKVDEELTFSYGETRLNSKGLRCFCASSCCVGILPSEQT; this is encoded by the exons ATGCAGTCGCCACCAACAACACCATCGAAACGCAATACCAGTCCTTCCCTTTTCTTCCGGTGCTTAGACCTCGTCCTTCCATGGCTAACCCCACAAGAGCTGGCCATGGCATCTCTGACCTGCaccaccctctgcaacctctcCAAGTCCATCACTCTCCGCCGCGCCTCCGACGCTTCCAGATCCCTCGAGCCCCATCCCATCCCATTCCGTAACTCACTCGATCAACACCCTTATGCCTACTTCATCTACACCCCTTCCTCTCTAaccccatcatcttcttcttcttcactgctTCGCCAACCGTGGGGTTCCAGTCACTACGAGTCAGACTCGGACACCAGAACTGAAACGTCGTCGTTGCGTTTTGTTGACGAATCGGGAAACTGTGCGTCGTCTGGGTGTGAATGTGCAGAGACATGTGAGGATGGGAAAGAGGGGTGTCCGTGTGTTGTCGGCTTTGCTGGCTTCGACGGCGTCGTTTTCGAGTGTGGACCCAGTTGTGGATGCCGGTTAAGTTGTGGGAATCGGTTGACTCAGACCGGGATTCAGGTTAAGTTGAAGATTGTGAGGGACAGAAGAAAAGGGTGGGGTTTGTATGCCGACCAGTTCATCCCAAAGGGTCGGTTTGTGTGCGAGTATGCAG GTGAACTATTGACAACAAAGGAATCAAGACTGCGGCAAGAAATGTATGATGAACTTTCGTCCGGTGGTCATTTCTCCCCTGCTCTTTTGGTTGTGAGGGAGCATCTTCCATCCAAAAAGGCATGTCTGAGACTCAATATTGATGCCACAAGAATCGGAAATGTCTCAAGGTTCATCAACCATTCTTGCGACGGAGGTAATTTGTCCACAGCTCTTGTTAGAAGCTCAGGGGCTTTGCTTCCACGTCTTTGCTTTTTTGCTTCAGATGACATAAAAGTGGATGAAGAGCTTACATTTAGCTATGGTGAAACTAGGCTGAACTCCAAGGGTTTGCGGTGTTTTTGTGCAAGCTCTTGCTGTGTTGGTATATTACCTTCGGAGCAGACTTAA